The following coding sequences are from one Candidatus Nitrosopumilus sp. SW window:
- a CDS encoding DUF504 domain-containing protein — MAKKGIIEEIFSKAKFADESKSYKIFYRNFERIVETTLPEFLVQSENLQTIPISRIKKIKKNNTVLFEKKSAGSE; from the coding sequence ATGGCAAAAAAAGGAATTATTGAAGAGATTTTTAGTAAAGCAAAATTTGCAGATGAGTCTAAATCATACAAAATTTTCTACAGAAATTTTGAAAGAATAGTTGAAACCACTTTGCCAGAATTTTTGGTTCAATCAGAAAATCTGCAAACCATACCAATAAGCAGAATAAAGAAAATTAAAAAAAATAATACGGTTTTATTTGAAAAGAAATCAGCAGGTAGTGAATAG
- a CDS encoding arginine--tRNA ligase, whose translation MTFKSIIDEIENNINKILNDLSISDVKFSVEPAKPGFGDVSSNVSFLLAKQLKKSPKEISEMLSEKYSQCVNTLVSKSEPHPSGYLNFYADWPKLNQLILSESNLPEFGDVDIGKNSTIVVEHTSVNPNKALHIGHIRNIIIGDTVSRILQKANYKVNVLNYVDDSGLQVADIIVGFKHFGFDVEPPKGKKFDHYCGDDVYVKTTEKYEQDSSLEEIRKNVLKELEDGNSETAQFADKITRRVLSNQLETCWNLSVSYDCLNFESQIIRSGLWDGIFEKLKEMKLVEFENDGKNAGCWVIRGDGKEEDKVIVRSNGTATYIAKDIPYAAWKLGLLDDPFYYEKYEKDQPNSRVLWQTTLNDNNSEPQNFSGDKVITVIDSRQARLQKIITSLMGKFKSVPDAYVHLGYESVTLSSDTAKVLGLETDGKQAQMSGRKGLYVNADSVYDLLKEKTTEETKKRHPEMDDSEIEQISHAVSVATLRYEMIKQDLDKIIAFDLTKSLSLEGDTAPYIQYTHARASRILEKSGRNPSIDVDFSLLKEQSEIDLVKTIGLFNLQVRDAANNLSPKVISRYCHDLAVAFNSFYEKSKVLDLGDEQLENSRLCLVHSFKITIEKALNLLGITAPDKM comes from the coding sequence ATGACTTTCAAATCTATTATTGATGAAATTGAAAATAACATCAACAAGATTTTAAATGATCTTTCTATTTCTGACGTAAAGTTTTCTGTTGAACCTGCAAAACCGGGATTTGGTGATGTTAGCTCTAATGTGTCTTTTTTGCTTGCAAAACAACTCAAAAAAAGTCCAAAAGAAATTTCTGAAATGTTATCTGAAAAATATTCTCAATGTGTAAACACACTTGTATCAAAATCTGAACCTCATCCTTCTGGCTACCTAAATTTTTATGCTGATTGGCCAAAACTAAATCAACTGATTTTATCTGAATCTAATTTGCCTGAATTTGGTGACGTAGATATTGGAAAAAACTCTACAATTGTTGTAGAACATACCAGCGTAAATCCAAACAAAGCTCTTCACATTGGTCACATACGCAACATCATCATTGGTGATACTGTTTCTAGAATATTACAAAAAGCAAACTACAAAGTTAATGTCTTAAACTATGTTGATGATTCTGGTCTTCAAGTTGCAGACATTATTGTTGGATTCAAACATTTTGGATTTGATGTTGAACCTCCAAAAGGGAAAAAATTTGATCATTATTGTGGGGATGACGTTTATGTCAAAACTACTGAAAAGTATGAACAAGATTCTAGCTTGGAAGAAATCAGAAAAAATGTTCTCAAGGAATTAGAAGATGGGAATTCTGAAACTGCACAATTTGCTGATAAAATAACTCGTCGTGTATTATCAAATCAGCTCGAAACATGCTGGAATCTATCCGTCTCTTATGATTGCTTGAATTTTGAATCTCAAATAATTCGCTCTGGATTATGGGATGGAATATTTGAAAAACTCAAAGAAATGAAACTAGTAGAATTTGAAAATGATGGGAAAAATGCTGGATGCTGGGTTATTCGTGGTGATGGTAAAGAAGAAGACAAAGTAATTGTCAGAAGTAATGGAACTGCTACCTATATTGCAAAAGACATTCCATATGCTGCCTGGAAATTAGGATTACTTGATGATCCATTCTATTATGAAAAATACGAAAAAGACCAACCAAATTCACGTGTTTTGTGGCAGACTACTCTTAATGATAATAATTCAGAACCTCAGAATTTTTCCGGTGATAAGGTCATCACTGTAATTGATTCCCGCCAGGCAAGACTGCAAAAAATTATCACATCATTAATGGGAAAATTCAAATCAGTTCCTGATGCTTATGTTCATTTGGGATATGAATCGGTTACTCTGAGTTCTGATACTGCAAAAGTTTTGGGACTCGAAACTGATGGCAAGCAGGCTCAAATGTCTGGAAGAAAAGGATTGTATGTTAATGCTGATTCTGTTTATGACTTACTAAAAGAAAAAACAACTGAAGAAACAAAGAAAAGACATCCTGAAATGGATGATTCTGAAATTGAACAAATTTCTCATGCTGTATCTGTTGCAACATTACGTTATGAAATGATAAAACAAGATTTAGACAAAATTATTGCATTTGATTTAACAAAATCCCTTAGTTTAGAAGGTGATACTGCACCATACATACAGTATACTCATGCTAGAGCATCTAGAATTTTAGAAAAATCTGGAAGAAATCCTTCTATTGATGTTGATTTTTCTTTACTCAAAGAGCAATCAGAAATTGATCTAGTTAAAACAATTGGTCTTTTCAATTTGCAAGTTCGCGATGCCGCAAATAACTTGTCTCCAAAAGTAATTTCTAGATATTGTCATGATTTGGCAGTTGCATTCAACTCCTTTTATGAAAAATCTAAGGTTCTTGATTTAGGTGATGAACAACTAGAAAATTCCCGCTTGTGTTTGGTTCATTCTTTTAAAATTACTATTGAAAAAGCACTAAATCTGTTGGGAATTACTGCTCCTGATAAGATGTAA
- a CDS encoding phosphoglycolate phosphatase yields MKKRTFAVDIDGTITENGGGRIHLDALEALRRLVNMGHDVIFVTGRSSVEGFLLSVFGGTTKVAVGENGGCITLDSNDHILLGNLNECKNALNILKNNMENVEEKYVFPRMTEVVLQRTFDLDQARKILLENDVDVVLSDSQYAYHINSPGIDKGTGFTEIMKRFSISKDDVIAIGDSATDIPLFKVAKTSIALGNAFDDVKSEATMTVSAHAGDGVLEALDKLAPILSEI; encoded by the coding sequence GTGAAAAAAAGAACTTTTGCAGTAGATATTGATGGTACTATAACTGAAAATGGAGGCGGCCGAATTCATTTGGATGCTTTAGAAGCATTAAGACGTCTCGTCAATATGGGACACGATGTAATTTTTGTAACTGGTCGATCTTCTGTTGAAGGATTTTTACTTTCAGTATTTGGTGGCACAACAAAAGTTGCTGTGGGTGAAAACGGGGGATGTATCACACTTGATTCAAACGATCATATTTTACTTGGTAATCTTAATGAATGCAAAAATGCCCTTAATATCTTAAAAAATAACATGGAAAATGTAGAAGAAAAGTACGTTTTTCCTAGAATGACAGAGGTTGTTTTACAAAGAACCTTTGATCTGGATCAGGCTAGAAAGATACTACTTGAAAATGATGTTGATGTAGTACTGTCTGATAGTCAGTATGCATACCATATCAATTCACCAGGAATTGACAAGGGAACTGGATTTACTGAAATCATGAAGCGATTTTCCATTTCAAAAGATGATGTTATTGCAATTGGTGATAGCGCAACTGATATTCCGTTATTCAAAGTAGCAAAAACCAGTATTGCACTAGGTAATGCATTTGATGATGTAAAATCAGAAGCCACAATGACTGTTTCTGCACATGCAGGAGATGGAGTGCTTGAAGCATTAGATAAATTAGCACCTATATTATCTGAGATATAA